One Panicum virgatum strain AP13 chromosome 9K, P.virgatum_v5, whole genome shotgun sequence genomic region harbors:
- the LOC120649535 gene encoding transcription factor PCF6-like has translation MEAVGDGAAAGAGDGAPPARSQQGAKRGRGGGVRGSDAEAAAAWGQPPALPPPQGPGAGSRIYRVRASGGKDRHSKVYTAKGIRDRRVRLSVPTAIQFYDLQDRLGFDQPSKAIEWLINAASDAIDKLPALDTAAFAALPGPGDADAAKVKQQQLGSSSGGSSPSETSKGSELSLSRSDGRGGAAAAAARDREVTVASTSAQAASFTELLTGVASAGAISAAEHKQSWQQQQPNASAAAAADCVGIAHPGKGAHGLSTHAFSGPIKFGNAPPFGMVPAQPFNFTTHVEMPHFSLGQDALAASSAPAAGDYNLNFSMSSGFLGANRGTLQSNSQSNFSGHHHQQLQRLDGPFLFGHAAAAAAHPASENQLTASAALQLWDGFRHSSMKEKSKN, from the coding sequence ATGGAGGCCGTGGGCGACGGAGCCGCAGCGGGGGCGGGGGACGGGGCGCCGCCCGCCCGGTCGCAGCAGGGCGCcaagcgcgggcgcggcggcggcgtgaggggcagcgacgcggaggcggcggcggcctggggccagccgccggcgctgccgccgccgcagggccCGGGGGCGGGCTCTCGGATCTACCGCGTGCGGGCCAGCGGGGGCAAGGACCGGCACAGCAAGGTGTACACGGCCAAGGGCATCCGCGACCGCCGCGTGCGCCTGTCGGTGCCCACCGCCATCCAGTTCTACGACCTGCAGGACCGCCTGGGCTTCGACCAGCCCAGCAAGGCCATCGAGTGGCTCATCAACGCCGCCTCCGACGCCATCGACAAGCTCCCGGCGCTCGACACCGCCGCCTTCGCGGCCCTCCCCGGTCCCGGCGACGCGGATGCCGCCAAGgtcaagcagcagcagctggggAGCAGCTCCGGGGGCAGCAGCCCGTCGGAGACCAGCAAAGGTTCCGAGCTCTCCCTCTCGCGCTCCGACGgccgcgggggcgccgccgccgccgccgcgcgggacaGGGAGGTCACCGTGGCCAGCACCTCGGCGCAGGCCGCGTCCTTCACCGAGCTGCTCACCGGGGTGGCGTCGGCCGgcgccattagcgccgccgaGCACAAGCAGtcctggcagcagcagcagcccaacgcctccgcggcggccgccgctgaCTGCGTCGGCATTGCGCACCCGGGGAAAGGTGCGCACGGGCTGTCGACGCACGCCTTCTCGGGCCCCATCAAGTTCGGCAATGCGCCTCCGTTCGGCATGGTCCCGGCGCAGCCCTTCAACTTCACCACCCACGTCGAGATGCCTCACTTCTCGCTCGGCCAGGACGCCTTGGCGGCGTCCTCGGCTCCCGCCGCCGGGGACTACAACCTCAACTTCTCCATGTCCTCGGGTTTCTTGGGTGCCAATAGGGGGACCCTTCAGTCCAATTCCCAGTCTAACTTTTCAGGCCATCACCACCAGCAGCTCCAGAGGCTGGACGGCCCGTTCTTGTTCGgtcacgccgcggcggcggcggcgcaccccgCATCTGAGAACCAGCTGACCGCATCCGCGGCGTTACAGCTGTGGGATGGGTTCCGGCACTCCAGCATGAAGGAGAAGAGCAAGAACTGA